The Salvelinus sp. IW2-2015 linkage group LG8, ASM291031v2, whole genome shotgun sequence genome window below encodes:
- the LOC111968002 gene encoding proteasome subunit beta type-1 translates to MFATQVYGDNGKMKEYHYTGPVEHRFSPYSFNGGTVLAVAGEDFAIVASDTRLSEGYSIHSRDSPKCYKLTDTTVIGCSGFHGDCLTLTKIIDARLKMYKHSNNKCMTSGAIAAMLSTILYGRRFFPYYVYNIIGGLDEEGKGAVYSFDPVGSYQRDTYKAGGSASAMLQPLLDNQIGFKNMEGVQHLPLSQEKAVQLVKDVFISAAERDVYTGDALRICIITKDGIKEETVPLRKD, encoded by the exons ATGTTTGCGACACAAGTTTATGGAGATAATGGGAAAATGAAGGAATATCACTATACTGGACCAGTAGAGCACCGATTCTCTCCATATTCCTTTAACGGAGG GACTGTGCTTGCTGTTGCCGGTGAAGACTTTGCCATTGTGGCCTCTGACACCCGTCTGAGTGAAGGCTATTCAATCCACAGCCGTGACTCTCCAAAATGCTACAAGTT GACAGATACAACTGTCATAGGATGCAGTGGATTCCATGGAGATTGCTTGACTCTTACTAAAATCATTGATGCAAGATTAAAG ATGTACAAACACTCCAACAACAAGTGCATGACAAGTGGAGCAATTGCAGCCATGCTGTCTACAATCCTGTACGGTAGAAGATTCTTCCCCTACTACGTTTACAACATCATCGGTGGCTTGGATGAGGAGG GTAAAGGAGCTGTTTATAGTTTTGACCCAGTGGGATCCTATcagagagacacatacaaagctggAGGCTCAGCGAGTGCTATGCTGCAACCTCTGCTTGACAACCAG ATTGGATTCAAGAACATGGAGGGTGTGCAGCACCTGCCCCTGAGCCAGGAGAAGGCTGTGCAGCTGGTCAAAGATGTCTTCATCTCCGCTGCTGAGAGAGATGTGTACACCGGGGACGCCCTCAGGATCTGCATCATCACCAAGGATGGCATCAAAGAAGAGACAGTCCCTCTCAGGAAGGACTGA